The Miscanthus floridulus cultivar M001 chromosome 7, ASM1932011v1, whole genome shotgun sequence genome includes a region encoding these proteins:
- the LOC136467985 gene encoding casein kinase 1-like protein 10 gives MDHVVGGKFKLGKKIGSGSFGELFLAVNVQTGEEVAVKLENVKTKHPQLHYESKLYMLLQGGTGIPHLKWFGVEGEYNVMVIDLLGPSLEDLFNYCSRKFSLKTVLMLADQMINRVEYMHQKGFLHRDIKPDNFLMGLGRKANQVYIIDYGLAKKYRDLQTHKHIPYRENKNLTGTARYASVNTHLGVEQSRRDDLESLGYVLMYFLRGSLPWQGLKAGTKKQKYDKISEKKMLTPVEVLCKSYPSEFISYFHYCRSLRFEDKPDYSYLKRLFRDLFIREGYQFDYVFDWTILKYPQIGSNPRMRAGERTSGAAGPSMDKISKKCVTTIQTGHMFEHDFCAGEASGRRNPSGSVNQSDNYAQRPRETVSMSLKEIMHSTDRSGERTVERPRTSSRTGSASRRAVASSSRPASSVEPSEQQYNRTSRLFSSNSGSRPSSTQRVNPSPGFESRATYLSQAAVARGSRDEPLHRSLELLSLGGGKRK, from the exons ATGGATCATGTGGTCGGGGGCAAGTTCAAGCTCGGCAAGAAGATCGGGAGTGGATCGTTCGGGGAGCTCTTCCTCG CTGTGAATGTGCAGACTGGAGAGGAGGTCGCCGTCAAGCTG GAAAATGTCAAGACAAAGCACCCACAGCTTCATTACGAGTCGAAGCTATACATGCTTCTCCAAGGAGGAA CCGGCATTCCACACCTGAAGTGGTTCGGCGTTGAGGGGGAGTATAATGTGATGGTGATTGATCTTCTTGGCCCTAGCCTCGAGGACTTGTTCAACTATTGCAGTAGGAAGTTCTCTCTGAAGACTGTGCTCATGCTTGCTGACCAAATG ATTAACCGGGTTGAGTACATGCATCAAAAAGGGTTTCTTCACCGTGATATAAAGCCTGATAATTTCCTTATGGGGCTTGGTAGGAAAGCCAATCAG GTATATATAATAGACTATGGACTCGCAAAGAAATATAGGGACCTTCAAACTCATAAGCACATCCCGTACAG AGAGAACAAGAACCTCACTGGAACTGCACGATATGCAAGTGTCAATACCCACCTTGGCGTTG AGCAAAGCAGGAGAGATGATTTAGAATCTCTCGGTTATGTTCTTATGTACTTCCTTAGGGGCAG CCTACCATGGCAGGGGCTCAAAGCAGGAACCAAGAAGCAGAAATATGACAAAATCAGTGAGAAAAAGATGCTTACTCCCGTGGAG GTACTCTGCAAATCGTATCCATCAGAGTTTATCTCCTATTTCCACTACTGTCGTTCATTGCGGTTTGAAGACAAGCCTGATTATTCTTACCTGAAGAGACTATTCCGTGATCTCTTTATTCGGGAAG GATACCAGTTTGACTATGTGTTTGACTGGACCATTTTGAAGTATCCTCAGATAGGCTCCAACCCGCGGATGAGG GCAGGGGAAAGAACTAGTGGAGCTGCTGGACCCTCAATGGATAAGATCTCGAAAAAATGTGTAACTACGATACAAACCGGACACATGTTTGAGCATGATTTTTGTGCAGGAGAAGCGTCCGGTAGAAGGAATCCTAGTGGTTCTGTGAATCAGAGTGACAATTATGCACAACGACCACGTGAGACAGTATCTATGTCACTAAAGGAAATT ATGCATAGCACTGACCGGTCTGGGGAAAGGACTGTGGAGAGACCACGTACATCCTCACGCACAGGCAGTGCATCCCGTAGAGCTGTTGCATCAAGCAGCAGGCCAGCCTCATCTGTGGAACCAAGTGAGCAGCAGTATAACCGGACAAGCAGATTGTTCTCTAGCAACAGTGGCAGTCGCCCATCTAGCACCCAGAGAGTTAACCCATCGCCAGGCTTTGAGTCAAGGGCTACCTACCTCTCACAGGCGGCAGTTGCGAGAGGCTCCCGTGACGAGCCACTCCACCGCAGCCTGGAGCTTCTGTCCCTCGGCGGTGGTAAAAGGAAATAG